The proteins below come from a single Malus domestica chromosome 03, GDT2T_hap1 genomic window:
- the LOC103420922 gene encoding probable serine/threonine-protein kinase PBL9 codes for MGVCLSARIKAESPANTGSNFKSNDGNLSASSKVSSYTAPPTPRSEGEILQSSNLKSFSFNNLKMATRNFRPDSVLGEGGFGSVFKGWIDENSFTAAKPGTGIVLAVKRLNQESYQGHREWLAEVNYLGQLYHPNLVKLIGFCLEDEHRLLVYEFMPRGSLENHLFRRGSYFQPLSWNLRIKVALGAAKGLAFLHSAETKVIYRDFKTSNILLDSNYNAKLSDFGLAKDGPTGDKSHVSTRVMGTYGYAAPEYLATGHLTAKSDIYSFGVVLLEMLSGRRAVDKNRPSGEHNLVEWAKPFLINKRKVFRIIDNRLEGQYSMDGAHKAATLAARCLSTESKLRPNMDEVVKTLEQLPDYNPNGGTQSNGQRMRRRSADDASKAKRAAAAAAAAADAIKAANKARNTVAYPRPSASPLYA; via the exons ATGGGGGTCTGCCTGAGCGCCCGAATCAAAGCTGAGAGCCCTGCAAATACAG GTTCAAACTTCAAAAGCAATGACGGGAACCTCAGCGCAAGCAGTAAGGTCTCATCATATACGGCACCTCCAACTCCTCGGAGTGAGGGCGAGATCTTGCAGTCTTCCAATCTAAAGAGCTTTAGTTTTAACAACCTCAAAATGGCCACAAGGAATTTCCGTCCTGATAGTGTGTTGGGAGAAGGTGGATTTGGTTCTGTTTTTAAGGGGTGGATTGATGAAAATTCGTTTACTGCTGCAAAGCCTGGGACTGGCATAGTTTTGGCTGTGAAACGGCTTAACCAAGAAAGTTATCAGGGTCACCGAGAGTGGTTG GCAGAAGTGAATTATCTAGGACAGCTCTACCACCCGAATCTCGTGAAACTAATTGGCTTTTGCTTGGAGGATGAACACCGACTTCTGGTGTATGAATTCATGCCTCGAGGCAGCTTGGAAAATCATTTGTTCAGGA GAGGCTCTTATTTCCAACCTCTTTCTTGGAACCTCCGCATCAAGGTTGCCCTTGGTGCTGCAAAGGGTCTTGCTTTTCTTCACAGTGCTGAAACAAAAGTGATATACCGAGACTTCAAGACGTCAAACATCCTGCTTGATTCG AACTACAACGCAAAACTTTCCGACTTTGGTTTGGCCAAAGATGGGCCAACGGGTGATAAAAGCCATGTCTCTACGAGGGTCATGGGTACCTATGGATATGCAGCACCAGAATATCTAGCCACAG GTCATCTAACTGCCAAGAGCGACATCTATAGTTTCGGAGTCGTTTTGTTGGAGATGTTATCTGGCCGGAGAGCAGTTGACAAGAACCGGCCATCCGGAGAACACAATCTGGTGGAGTGGGCTAAACCCTTCCTGATAAACAAGCGTAAGGTCTTTCGCATCATAGACAACCGTCTAGAAGGTCAGTATTCAATGGATGGAGCTCACAAGGCAGCTACCCTTGCAGCAAGATGCTTGTCCACAGAATCCAAGCTCAGGCCAAACATGGATGAGGTTGTAAAAACACTTGAACAACTGCCAGATTATAATCCCAATGGAGGCACTCAGAGTAATGGTCAAAGGATGCGCAGACGAAGTGCAGACGATGCTAGCAAAGCCAAGCGTGCAGCAGCGGCAGCAGCAGCGGCAGCTGATGCGATAAAGGCAGCTAACAAGGCAAGGAATACTGTCGCCTATCCTCGGCCCTCTGCTTCCCCGCTTTACGCTTGA
- the LOC103420975 gene encoding methyl-CpG-binding domain-containing protein 5, which yields MSVPEASCRNMNADRRPSFSDHRAGTLHSDSPHDPLLRPGSFIDATTTATTSNGRTPIQTKNPHKAPQQSNRSEPGAGAESTEGGAGRAKRKGVSEPLENWLPPGWSVQEKVRSSGLTAGSTDRYYFDPVSGRRFRSKIEVLRFLETGTTKKAKTENASADKTSVEGSGSQKQKKSSTKPKNSALNFDYTDVPEKVEWALTDSSGQSWTPFIDNKKVPESTSKEWAAAFALVPSKK from the exons ATGTCAGTCCCCGAAGCGTCGTGTCGAAATATGAACGCGGATCGACGCCCAAGCTTTTCCGACCACCGCGCTGGAACCCTACACTCCGATTCACCCCATGATCCTCTCCTCCGACCGGGCTCCTTCATCGACGCCACCACCACCGCAACAACCTCCAATGGCCGAACCCCAATCCAAACCAAAAATCCCCACAAAGCGCCGCAGCAATCGAACCGTTCGGAGCCCGGAGCCGGCGCGGAGAGCACGGAGGGAGGGGCGGGGCGTGCCAAGCGAAAAGGGGTTTCGGAGCCGCTGGAGAACTGGTTGCCACCGGGTTGGTCCGTGCAGGAGAAAGTTCGGAGCTCTGGTTTAACCGCCGGATCTACAGATAGG TATTACTTTGATCCAGTCTCAGGTCGCCGGTTTCGGTCAAAGATAGAAGTTCTTCGCTTTCTTGAAACAGGAACAACTAAAAAGGCAAAGACAGAGAATGCTAGCGCTGACAAAACA TCTGTCGAGGGTTCTGGaagccaaaaacaaaagaagtcTAGCACAAAGCCAAAGAATTCTGCGTTGAACTTTGATTATACTGATGTGCCCGAGAAGGTGGAATGGGCTCTTACAGACTCTTCCGGACAGTCCTGGACACCCTTTATTGATAACAAAAAGGTACCTGAATCTACATCAAAAGAATGGGCTGCTGCATTTGCATTAGTCCCATCCAAAAAATAG
- the LOC103420964 gene encoding pentatricopeptide repeat-containing protein At4g11690, which translates to MSLTREAQLLIQKMVKSPPLKAFSIFNSSTLRGFHHSHQSISFILHHLLASNLISHAQSLILQVLSGRLSSPFFTPSSLLGHLTQPNLNPTSVCGNLYEAIVNAHAQSQSPEQALYFLKQMVEQGLVPRSNTFNNLLGSLVKAKDHGKAWRVFDEFKGKVELDVYSFGIVMKSCCEAGNLDRGFELLIELEELGWVPNVVLYTTLIDGCCKNGDLERAKKMFSKIEEVGLVANQYTYTVLIHGFFKKGYKKDGFELYEKMKSNGVVPNVCTYTCLINECCSNGEVKRALKLFDEMRERGVARNVVAYNTVIGGLCKETRIWEADNFVNRMKREGISPNVVTYNALIEGFCNVGELDRASSLFNQLKSSGLSPTLVTYNVLIQGFARAQNSARASDLVREMSDRGVSPSKVTYTILIDDLVRSGYTERAFQIFSSMEKAGVVPDVYTYGVLIHGLCTKGDMKEASKLFKSMGDKHLNPNDVVFNMMIHGYCREGSSYRALRLLKEMRRNGMIPNVASYSSTIGVLCNDGKWEDAEMLLKDMTESGLKPPVSLYNVISRVKFNKTLVKL; encoded by the coding sequence ATGTCGCTAACGAGGGAAGCTCAGCTTCTGATTCAAAAAATGGTTAAAAGCCCGCCACTAAAAGCCTTCTCAATCTTCAACTCCTCCACCCTCCGCGGCTTCCATCACTCCCATCAATCCATTTCCTTCATTCTCCACCACCTCCTCGCCTCCAACTTGATCTCCCACGCCCAGTCCCTCATCCTCCAAGTCCTCTCCGGCCGCCTTTCCTCACCGTTCTTCACTCCTTCCTCCCTCCTCGGCCACTTAACTCAGCCCAATCTGAATCCAACCTCCGTCTGCGGCAATCTATACGAAGCAATAGTCAATGCCCATGCTCAATCTCAGTCTCCGGAGCAAGCCCTTTACTTTTTGAAGCAGATGGTTGAGCAGGGCCTCGTTCCCAGATCGAACACTTTCAATAATCTGTTGGGGTCTCTCGTGAAGGCGAAAGATCACGGAAAAGCGTGGCGGGTTTTCGATGAGTTTAAGGGCAAAGTTGAATTGGATGTGTATAGTTTTGGGATAGTGATGAAAAGTTGCTGCGAGGCCGGCAATTTGGATCGGGGATTTGAGCTTTTGATTGAATTAGAGGAATTAGGTTGGGTGCCGAATGTTGTTTTGTACACTACATTGATCGATGGATGCTGCAAAAATGGCGATTTGGAGCGTGCCAAGAAGATGTTTTCAAAAATAGAGGAGGTTGGTTTGGTTGCCAACCAGTATACTTACACTGTTTTGATTCATGGGTTTTTCAAGAAAGGGTATAAAAAAGATGGGTTCGAGCTCTACGAGAAGATGAAAAGTAATGGGGTTGTTCCGAATGTGTGTACTTATACTTGTTTGATCAATGAGTGTTGCAGTAATGGGGAAGTGAAGAGAGCCCTGAAACTGTTCGACGAAATGCGTGAAAGAGGGGTGGCTCGCAATGTGGTAGCGTACAACACCGTGATCGGTGGGTTGTGCAAGGAAACAAGGATTTGGGAAGCTGATAACTTTGTGAATCGGATGAAGAGGGAGGGTATTAGTCCGAATGTAGTTACGTACAATGCGCTGATTGAGGGGTTTTGCAACGTCGGAGAGTTGGACAGGGCTTCGAGTTTATTTAATCAGTTGAAGTCAAGTGGTCTGTCTCCAACTTTGGTGACTTacaatgttttgattcaaggctTTGCTAGAGCACAAAATTCTGCAAGAGCTTCTGATTTGGTGAGAGAGATGAGCGACAGAGGCGTTTCTCCTTCGAAAGTGACATACACAATCTTGATCGATGACTTGGTTCGATCTGGTTACACGGAAAGAGCATTTCAGATATTCTCCTCCATGGAGAAGGCCGGAGTAGTGCCTGATGTTTACACCTACGGTGTCTTGATTCATGGGTTATGCACGAAAGGTGATATGAAGGAAGCATCGAAGCTGTTCAAATCAATGGGTGACAAGCATTTGAACCCAAATGATGTCGTATTCAATATGATGATTCATGGTTACTGCAGAGAGGGTAGCTCTTACAGGGCACTGAGGCTGCTCAAAGAGATGAGAAGGAACGGAATGATTCCAAATGTGGCCAGCTACAGTTCGACCATTGGAGTTCTCTGTAATGATGGGAAGTGGGAGGATGCCGAAATGCTGCTCAAGGACATGACAGAGTCAGGTTTAAAACCACCAGTTTCTTTGTATAATGTAATATCTCGAGTGAAATTTAATAAGACACTGgtgaagttatga
- the LOC103420911 gene encoding serine/threonine-protein kinase PCRK1 has product MKCFHFTNGERRDDDEPGVVPRTTSKVSWVRSLSVASSSYDTRRSEFDSDSRDLSDSLAFQELLSMRRANDLRVFTFSELKAATRGFSRALLIGEGGFGCVYRGIVSGCDVGDGKLDVAIKQLSRNGFQGHKEWINEVNLLGVVRHPNLVKLVGYCAEDDERGIQRLLVYELMRNKSLEDHLLVRFSPHLPWMTRLRIAQDAARGLAYLHEEMDFQLIFRDFKPSNILLDEDFNAKLSDFGLARQGPPEGTSHVSTTIVGTIGYAAPEYVHTGKLTAKSDVWSFGVVLYELITGRRAVDRNLPRNEQNLLEWVKPYVPDSKKFHVIVDPRLEGQYCVKSAQNLASLANRCLSKQPKSRPKMSEVVGVLRCIIEELSSQDKVVPEPVIQTEEAKEETVEETAIKSTKQGNKKRVFDIRDMINFRTKSSRKLDWRNWSPWLIRLGD; this is encoded by the exons ATGAAGTGCTTCCATTTCACTAACGGGGAGCGGCGGGACGACGATGAACCCGGCGTCGTTCCCCGGACGACGTCGAAGGTGTCGTGGGTGCGGTCTCTCAGCGTGGCCTCCAGCAGCTACGACACTAGGCGGTCCGAGTTCGACTCGGACTCGAGGGACCTGTCCGACTCGTTGGCATTCCAGGAGCTGCTGAGTATGCGGCGGGCCAATGATCTGAGGGTGTTCACGTTCTCGGAGCTGAAGGCGGCGACCAGGGGATTCAGCAGGGCATTGCTGATTGGGGAAGGAGGGTTTGGGTGCGTTTACAGAGGAATCGTCAGTGGCTGCGACGTCGGCGACGGGAAATTGGACGTTGCTATCAAACAGTTGAGTCGCAATGGCTTCCAG GGGCATAAGGAGTGGATTAACGAAGTAAACTTATTGGGCGTTGTCAGGCACCCAAATCTTGTTAAGCTAGTAGGATACTGTGCAGAAGACGATGAAAGGGGGATTCAACGGCTATTGGTTTATGAACTTATGCGAAATAAAAGCTTGGAGGACCATCTATTGGTTCGGTTTTCACCACATCTCCCATGGATGACAAGACTAAGAATTGCCCAAGATGCAGCCCGCGGATTGGCATATCTACATGAGGAGATGGATTTTCAG CTAATTTTCCGTGACTTTAAACCATCAAACATTCTGCTAGACGAGGACTTCAATGCAAAGCTTTCCGACTTTGGACTTGCAAGGCAGGGACCTCCAGAGGGAACAAGTCATGTTTCAACAACA ATTGTGGGGACAATAGGTTATGCGGCTCCAGAATATGTACATACAGGGAAGCTGACTGCTAAAAGTGACGTATGGAGCTTCGGAGTGGTTCTGTATGAGCTCATCACAGGAAGAAGGGCGGTGGACAGAAATTTGCCCCGGAATGAGCAAAATCTTTTGGAATGGGTCAAGCCCTATGTTCCAGACTCAAAGAAATTCCACGTTATTGTTGACCCTCGGCTTGAAGGACAGTATTGCGTCAAATCAGCTCAAAATCTTGCATCATTAGCTAACAGGTGTCTATCAAAACAACCAAAGTCTCGCCCAAAAATGAGTGAGGTGGTTGGGGTTTTGCGATGCATCATAGAAGAGCTGTCATCTCAAGACAAAGTTGTCCCTGAACCTGTGATTCAAACCGAAGAAGCGAAGGAAGAAACCGTGGAGGAGACTGCGATCAAGTCTACTAAACAAGGGAACAAAAAGAGGGTTTTCGATATAAGAGACATGATAAACTTTAGAACCAAGTCTAGTCGGAAGTTGGATTGGAGAAACTGGAGCCCGTGGTTGATTAGACTTGGTGATTAA